The Prevotella sp. E2-28 genome includes the window GACATCTCGGCCTCGATATTGGGAGCCAGAAGAAGGTCATAAAGCAGGTTGGTTTTCAGCGCCAGCAACGGGGTGTAGGTGGTTGGCGTATAGCTTACAGGGGCCTGTAGTGGCTCCTCGATAAAGTTCAGCGTGTTGACGTAGCTGGTATCAATGAGCACCTTCGTTTCATTACGGTTTTCACCACAGGTAATGCTATAGTCAATGTTGTAATCAGTATGGCGCAACAGGGGGAAACACTCGGTGCTAATCACCTTATAAGAGGCAGAATGACGCTTGGCAATAAGGGCCAGCTTCTTATCGGGATCGTCGCTAGTGTCAATGATAGCCAGGATTTGCTGGCGGTCGGGCAGGTTAGACTTATTCACCCAGTCACGCAGACCTATCCAGTCCTCAGCTTCGTAAGAGGCGCTGATAGAGTAGGGGTCAATAGAAAAATGGCTTACCAGATACTGGCGAAGACTCTCAACACGGCCTTTTGACAGTTCTTCATTGTGTTTGTAAGAGCCTTCAGGAGAAGAGAAACCTTTCAGCGAGAGGTGACGGATATCCATGTTTTCTTGATGGCGCAGGCTGTCGAGCACGTCGTTCAGACTTTGCAACTCACGGTGGTTGTTGCCTAACTCAGGACGGATATCGGTCTTGTTAACGGCAAAACTGATGTAGGCACGGCCCTGGAACTGCAACAAACTGGCGGTGCTCTCGGTGTGAACCTCACGCTGACTGAACACCATACGCTTCTCACCAAGGCTGCGGGTGTTTTCACGGTATTCATTGCCGCAACCATCGGTGCGGGTGGCGATAAGTTTCAGTTGAGCATCCTTCATCCAGGACTTATAGGCGGTGTGCTGAGAGTAGGGCAGGGCGGTGCGTGCTTCAGAACCGGGAATGCGTATCTCGGAATCATTGAATTTCTCGCCGCTGCGCAGCAGACTCATATATGCCCAATGACCATAGAGCTTCACAACGGGGAAGTCCACGGAGTCGGTCTTGGTAACGAGGCGAGGAACGACGGTTACCATATCTGCATGACGCAGATTCTGTCCGGCAATAGCCACTTGAAGATATAGGCCGGCGGTATTACCCTGACGACTCAGACGGATGCTGTCAATAACTACAACACAATCCATATCGCCAATCTCACCATAAACGGGGATGGTTTGCTGTTCGGCGATGGACTTTTCCTCCAGAGGCATGGACTCCTGAGCCATAGCATTGCCGCTCACAATCATCAGTATCGTCAGCAACAGTGCAAAGCACCATGTTCTGTTTGTCAATATATTTGTAGTTTTATTCATAGCCTTCTTCCTGGCTGGTTTATGCTTGTGCGTATGTACGAACGCGAAAGACTCAATGTTATTTAATGCAAAGATATAAAAAAAAATATCGACAAAACAAACAATTACCACCTATTAATGACTACAATTTAACTCATATTAACTAAAAATTTGTAATAAGTGGCGAAAACTTAGTGTTTTGTCGAAGTTTTAGAGGTAAGATTGATGTTGTTCATTGTTGGAATATGGGTATTCAATGTTAGAACAAAACAGGGGGAAGAAATGGAATATTTGTAAAACATTCAGAATAAAATAGCGTCAGAAATGTGGGTGACGAAAGAAACGTTTTTGTTAAATTAGGTTTAAAAATAAGGTGTATATATGGTGAGTTTGAGAAAAAAGTCGTATCTTTGCAATTCGTAAAAGCGAGAAAAGCGTGAAAATACAACAAGTGCTGAGCGCCCTTGAACAGTTCGCGCCCCTGCCGCTGCAGGAAAGCTGGGACAATGCTGGCCTGCAGATTGGATTGACAGAGGCGGAGGTTTCAGGGGCATTATTGTGTCTGGACGTGACTGAAAAAGTCATTTATGAGGCTATCGCCAAGGGGTGTAACCTGGTGGTGAGTCATCATCCGTTGTTGTTTCGCGGACTGAAGCAGGTTAGCGATGCAAACGACGTGCAACGTACTGTGCGCAAGGCTATTAAGCACGATATCTGCGTCATCTCGATGCATACCAATATGGATAATGCACAGGGTGGCGTGAACTTCAAAATAGCAGAAAAGCTGGGGGGCGCTGTGTTCACAGATAATAAAGGTCGCACAGATTCCACAGATAACACAGATATTAAGCAGCCCTTCGTGCTGGCGGAATTGCCTGAAGCGATGGAGGCAAAAGCTTTTATTTCATTGGTGAAGGAGCGTTTTGGCGTGAAATGTGCGCATTGCAATGAGCTGTTGAAGAGGCCTGTGAAAAAGGTCGCAATATGCGGCGGAGCAGGTGATTTTATGCTCGACGAGGCTATCGCGGCTGGTGTCGATGCGTTTATTACTGGCGAGATGCATTACCACGTATTCTTCGGACATGAACAGCAGATTCAGATCTGCGTCATCGGACATTACGAGAGTGAGCAGTTTACCAGCGAGATTTTCCAGGAGATTATTCAAAAGGAATGCCCTGGAGTCACGACTTTCATCGCCGAGACAAACACGAATCCGATTCAATATTTTTGATGAGATTACGTGATAACGGGATTACGGAATAACGAAAGAACGAAATAAATTTTAAATTAAAATTATGGCAAAGAAAGATCCTACAGATTTGTCAGTAGAAGAGCGTCTGAAAACCCTCTTCCAGTTGCAACAGGCCCTGTCGGCCATTGATGAGAAAAAGGCACTTCGCGGTGAACTGCCCCTAGAGGTAGAAGACCTGGAGGCTGAGATTGAAGGTCTGAACACTCGCGTAGAGCGTATTCAGGCTGAAATGGAGGAATTTGAGCGCGCTATCTCACAGAAGAAAGGTGAGATTGAGGATGCTAAGAGCAACGTAGAGCGCTACAAGCGTCAGCTCGATGAGGTTCGCAACAACCGTGAGTACGATACCCTGTCAAAGGAAATTGAGTACCAGAGCCTTGAAATTGAACTTTGTAACAAAAAAATCAACGAGGCTCAGCACCGCATCGCAGAGAAGCAGGATGAGTTGCAGTCAAACAAGAGCGTGCTCGAAGAGAAACTGGCTGACCTGGATTTGAAGAAGAGTGAGCTGGACGAGATTATGGAAGAGACTCGTGCTGAAGAGGATAAACTGAAGGAGAAGGCTCACGAGCTGGAGACAAAGATTGAGCCACGTCTGCTTACTTCTTTCAAGCGTATCCGTAAGAATGCACGCAACGGACTGGGTATTGTTTACGTACAGCGTGATGCTTGTGGTGGTTGCTTCAACAAGATTCCACCTCAGCGTCAGTTGGATATCAAGATGCACAAGAAGGTTATCGTTTGCGAGTACTGCGGTCGTATCCTTATCGATCCAGAGCTGGCTGGCGTAAAGACCGAAAAGCCCGTGGTAGAGGAGAAGAAGACTACACGTCGTCGTGCTGCCGGAACAGGTGCTACTGTCCGCAAGTCTTCTAACTCAAAGAAAGCTACCGATGCTAACGATATGATCTAAGTGAATAGTGAAAAGTGAAAAATTTGCTACCGCACACCTGCATTCAGGACAGCGGTAGCAAATTTTTCACTTTTCATTTTTCACTATTACCTCATAATTTGGAATCTCCTGTAGGAATTCCCAATTGTTTTTTTCGTAGTTCATGCGGCAACAGTAATGCTGCAGACCGTTGGAAATAATCAGATAATCTACGTGAAGCAGAAAATTATACGCCGTAATCTGATCGAAAACGCGCTGGGTAATCTCTATATGTGGCGCTTTATACTCAATAATCATCTGCGGTTGTAATACCTTATTATATAATAGGGAGTCACAACGCAGTTTTTTTTCACCTACCCGTAACTCGACCTCGTTTGCCAGCAGTCCTTTGGGATAACCTTTGTGCTCAATAAGAAAATGCACGAAATGCTGGCGCACCCATTCTTCGGGCGTCAGTGATACATAACGGCGGCGCAGGAAGTCGAAAATCTGACGGCGTCCGTTCTGCTCACGTAATTTTATTTCGTATGGAGGTAGGTTTATTTCCATTTATTTTGTACCTTTGTGGCCGCAAAGGTACGAATAAGCGAGAGAAAATGCAAATTCTATTTGTATTTTTCCAAGCGAAAGTACCTAAAAACGAAGTTTGAAGGTACAAATTATCTTGCAAAGAGCAATGGCAGAAACAAAAAATGTAACCTATTCCAGCATTATGAAGGAGTTGCAGAGCGGTCAGTATCGCCCTGTTTATTACCTGATGGGTGAGGAATCATATTATATCGATAAAATTTGCGATTATATTGCCGAACATGCTTTGCAGCCTGAGGAACGAGATTTTAACCAGACTGTGATGTTTGGTTCTGACGTGAATGCTTCACAGATTGCAGATGCCGCTCGCCGTTATCCAATGATGGCTGAACGACAGGTGGTCATCGTGAAAGAGGCTCAGAATTTAAAAAATACAGACGCGCTGGAGAAATATCTGAAACAGCCGCTTCTGAGCACCGTTCTTGTGATTTGTCATAAAAACGGGAAAATAGATGGCCGTAAACGTGAATACGTGAAGGCTATCCAGCAGGCGGGCATTCTTTTCGAGAGTCAGAAACTAAAAGAGCGTGACTTGCCGGCTTTCATCGAGAATTACGTAAAACAGAAAAATGCTAGCATCGATCCCAAATCTACGCAACTCATCGCTGATGCCATCGGAGCAGATTTGAGTCGCCTGGTTGGTGAACTGGAAAAAGTGCTGCTCGGTTTACCTGAAGGAGACCGACGCATCACACCACAGGTAGTAGAAGATAGGATAGGGGTGAGCAAAGATTTTAATGGCTTCGAGTTGAGAGATGCCATTGTGAACCGCAACATCTTTAAGGCAAATCAGATAATAAATTATTTTGACAAAAATCCAAAGGCTGGAAGTATTTACTCATTTCTCCCAATGCTCTTTAATTACTTTCAGAATTTAATGATCGCGTATTATGCGCCACAAAAGAACAGTCAGGAGGCTGTTGCTGAGTGGCTAGAATTGCGATCTCCATGGGCTGCGAAAGACTATATGACTGGCATGAGAAATTTCACTGCAATGAAAACGATGCAGATAATTTCCAAACTACGCGAAATTGATGCCAAAAGTAAGGGCCTGGACAACCCAAATACCCCTCCTGAGGAGCTAATGAAGGAACTAATTTTTTACATTTTGCACTAAAAATGCCCATTTTTTAGCGCTAGAAATTCTAGAATAGGCACCTGAGAAAGGTGCCTTTTTTATGCCTAAATGCCTGAAAAATAAGGGCTTTACATAGAAATAACTACCCCCATATTTTTAAAATTTTGAAGCGTCCGAACGCTCGTCCAGAATTTTTCAAGCATTTGAAAATAGCGATTTTTTGGCTCTCTTAAATTTAGCTTTAACTTTTGTTTTGGTTTTAAAATGTGAAGTTTGAAAGATTAAAGGTTTTAAATATTAAATAAATAAAGGCTGAATATGAATATTAAAACGTAAACTTGCAAGGATTTAAAAAGTAAAACTTAAAGATTAAATATTTAAATTCTAATATTCAAACATATGAATGTATATTCATGAACCTTTATCTTTCATATCATAAAGTATTATAAATCAGAATATTAACGTATTGTCGCTTTATAAAATATCCTGTCTTCATCGTTATATGGATATACCTATATATATCCTAAATTCCCATAAATAGTAGCGATTTATCAGCGATCTATGCGTAGAAAGGGCTTGTTTTCCTGTAATTATGTGTGTATTGTATTATTGTAATATATTAAAAACCAATTATTTATATTATTATCTTAACGTATTTGTTATCCATTCTTTTATTTGCCTAATTTAAATTTACGAATTTAAACGCTGAAAACTTGTCATTTTCTTTTTATATTTACAAATTTAAAAGTAAAAATTCAAACTTTAATATCATAAATTCTTCTTTAAAAAGTTGCACAGTTCATTTTTTTGCTTTACCTTTGTAAACTGAAAACAAAACCGCCTTTTTAGGCCCTAAAAGCACTTATCATAGAAATGAAGGACAGAATCAGACAGATTATGGAGTCGCAACACATGACTCAACAGGTGTTCGCTAATGCCATCGGAACGACCCCCGCCACCCTGAGTGGTATCTTTAATGATCGTACTCGCCCCACCATTAATATCATTGAGAGTATAAAAAAGAAATTTCCTGACATTAGTCTCGAATGGTTGATGTTTGGACAAGGTGATATGTATCAGCAGTCACCTACCCCTTCTGGAGAGTTGACAACTGCCCCTGAAGGCCCTTTATCTACTCCCTCATCAGGTATGGAAGAGATGTTTGATTTTGATCCTATTCCCCAAAATACCAATAATAGACCCCAAATTAGCCATTCAGCACCTATTTATAATAATAGTGTAAAAAATACACGGCCGGAAATTGTTCGTGAAGAGGTAAAAATAGTTGACAAGCCAATGCGTCGTGTCACTGAGATCAGAGTCTATTATGATGACCAGACTTGGGAAAGTTTTGTGCCTGCAAAGAAATAGTTATTTCGTTCGACGATAAAAAGAAAACCGTTTTTCTTTTGTATTGTTCTCACTTATTCGTACCTTTGCACCATTATTTTAATAAGGTGTAAATGAAGAAATATATTTTAGACCTGACGGTGGTGTCGGTAGAACGGGTACATGAACGCTATGTGCTCATTAAGCTGACTGATAAAGTCTCTTTACCGCCAATGCTGCCAGGTCAGTTTGTTGAGGTGCGCGTTGACGGTTCTGCTGGAACATTCTTGCGTCGCCCTATTTCCATTAATTTCGTTGATATAGTAGCTAATGAACTGTGGTTGCTCGTGGCTTGTGTGGGTGACGGAACCCGTAAGTTAGCTCAGTTGAAGGCTGGCGACACGCTGAATTGCGTGCTGCCACTTGGTAATGGTTTTACAATTCCTAATGGAAAAACGACAGGACAAGCCGTCTTGCTGACAGGTGGCGGTGTGGGTGTTGCTCCCCTGCTGTATCTGGGAAAGACGTTGAAAGAGCAAGGCATTGAGCCTACATTCTTACTTGGTGCTCGTTCTGCAAAAGATCTGCTGATGCTCTCTGAGTTTGAAAAATACGGTCGTGTATTGGTAACAACTGAGGACGGAAGTATGGGCGAGAAAGGCTTTGTGACGAATCACAGTGTGCTTCAGCAGGAGCATTTTGACCTTATTCAGGTCTGTGGTCCCACGCCTATGATGAAGGCTGTAGCCCGTTATGCACGCGAGAAAGGGATTGAATGCGAGGTGTCATTGGAGAACCTTATGGCGTGCGGCCTTGGCGCTTGTTTGTGCTGTGTGGAGAAGGTGCGTGCCGACGAAGATGCATCGACCACGGTGGCAACGAACGCCTGTGTATGTAAGGATGGTCCCGTATTTAATATTAATCGATTGTTATGGCAAAATTAGATGTAAATATAGGGGCACTGAAGTTGAAGAACCCCGTAATGACTGCCTCTGGTACATTTGGCTATGGTCTAGAATTTCAGGATTTTGTAGATCTTAAGGGACTGGGCGGAATTATCGTAAAAGGTACTACGTTAAAGCCTCGTGAGGGAAACGACTATCCCCGTATGGCAGAAACGGCTCAGGGTATGTTGAACTGCGTTGGTCTGCAAAATAAGGGCGTAGATTATTTCTGTGAACATATTTATCCGCAGTTATTGCCTACGGGTGGTACTTATATTGTTAATGTAAGCGGATCTTCACCAGAAGATTATGCTGAGTGTGCAGCCTGTGTAGATGTATTGGATGAGATTCCTGCTATAGAACTGAATATCTCATGTCCTAATGTACGAGATGGTGGTATGGCTTTTGGCGTAACTTGTGCTGGCGCTGCCAGTGTGGTAAAAGCCGTTCGTCAGGCTTATCATAAAACCCTAATCGTGAAGCTTTCGCCTAACGTGACGGATATTACCGAGATTGCACGTGCCGTAGAGGCTGAAGGTGCCGACAGCGTGAGTCTGATCAACACGCTGATGGGCATGGCGGTGAATATCGAGAAGCGCTGTAAGACGCTGAGCATCGGTACTGGCGGACTGAGCGGTCCCTGTGTAAAACCTGTGGCCCTGCGTATGGTGTATCAGGTGGCAAAGGCCGTGAAGATACCCGTTATCGGACTGGGTGGCATCAGTACTGCAGAGGATGCCATTGAATTCCTGATGTGTGGTGCGCGCGCCATAGAGATAGGTACGGCTAATTTTCTGGATCCGGCAGTGACCATCAAGGTGCGCGACGGCATCAACGATTGGCTTGACCGTCACGGAGTTGCTGATGTGAATGAAATCGTAGGGGCTATTCAATAGCCCCTTTTTTTTATGTCCCTATGCTAAAAGTCGGGGATTTGCCAAAGTTTATAGGTTTTTTCTCTATTATTTAAAGAGGTATATGGGAAAAAGTCGTAAATTTGCCCAGAAATTCGACTAAAACTAAAAATATCAAAATAAAAGATGAAACCTAAGAAATTATTTGTAGGGCTTGCATTGTCTGCAATGTGCCTAACTGCAGGTGCTCAGCAACTGGCATTTCCAGGTGCAGAAGGCTTTGGACGATTTGCTACGGGAGGTCGTGGAGGTACGATTTATCATGTAACCAATCTGAATGACTCTGGTACCGGCTCGCTGCGTGATGCCGTGAGTCAGTCGAACCGTATTGTGGTGTTCGATGTGTCTGGCGTGATCAAGCTGAAGTCTGGTCTTGTGTTCTCCAGCAATCTGACGGTGCTGGGACAGACGGCTCCGGGTGAGGGCGTTCAGGTGTATGGCGACCGCGTGTCGTTCTCAGGTGCCAGTAACCTGATCGTCCGTCACATGCGCTTCCGTATGGGTAAGAATGCGCCCAGCGGACAGAAGGATGCTGCTGGCGTGTCCAACGGTAGGAATATGATTTTCGATCACCTCTCTGTGTTGTGGGGACGAGATGAGTGTTTCTCTATCAGTTGGGACAACAAAGGTACGGAGCCTGCCGATATTACTATCCAGAACTCCATCATTGGTCAGGGTTTGCAGACCCACTCTTGCGGCGGACTGATTCAGACTGCTGGCGGCGTGACCCTGTATCGTAACCTGTATATCGAGAATAAGACGCGTAACCCGAAAGTGAAAGGCCTGAACCAGTTCGTCAATAATGTGGTGTATAACTGGGGTAACGGTGGCTGCTACCTGATGGGACGTGAGAGTGCAGGTGATTCGTGGGCTGATATTGAGAATAACTACTTTGTGAAAGGCCCCTGGAACAGTGGCAATCCGCTATCGGAAGGAAATGAGAATTTCCAGTTCTATGGCGCCGGCAACTACTATGACAACAATAAAGATGGTGAGCTGAACGGCCGAGAAATCACCGACAATGAATATACGAACTGTGGCGGCCTGCGTCGTGCTACGCTTGGCGAGATGACCAACCTGCCGAAGGCTTTTCCTGAGATTGTTGGTGAGATGACGGCTGAAGAGGCGCTCCGCTGGATGATAGACAGCGTAGGTCCCAGTCTGCCTGTGCGCGATGAGGTAGATAAGTATCTTGTTGACGAGATGAAATCCTTTGGCACGCTGGGTTCTACCGACGGTATTTCTGACGAGAAGAGTCTGCCACACGGTGGTACGGGCGTGCTCTATCCTGGCGAAAAGCCTCTGGATAGTGATGGCGACGGCATCCCCGATGAATGGGAGATAGCTAATAACCTGAATCCGAATAATGCGTTGGATGCTAAGGCTATCGCTGCCAACGGCTATGCCAATATTGAGAACTACGTGTTCTCAATAGACCGGGCCTATCCCTATCTCAAGAACCCTTCCAATCTGGAGGTTACCAAGCAGGAGAAAGAGTCTATCTCACTCTCATGGACTGATAATGCCGATAATGAGAGTGGCTATGCCATCGAGTATTCTACTGATAATAAGACGTTTACGGAACTGGTGCGCGTAGAGGCCAACACCACCTCATACGTAGCCAATGGACTGACACCTGAGCAGGCCTACTATTTCCGTGTGCGTGCTTTTGGCGAGGATGGACTCTATTCACCCTATAGTAACGTGTTAGAAACTGAGACTATTGGCGACCCATCGGCTCCAAAACTCTCTACTAATCCCTCACCAGCTGACAATGAAATTATCGGCACCACAGCCAGTTCAGTTACTTTCACATGGGAGAATACCACTAAGAACTATTTCGGCAATGTGATTTATATTGTGCTGCTTGGAACGAATGCCGATAGCTTGAAGAATATCGGAACCGTTACGTCCAAGAGTCTGACCTACAGTATGAGTAAATTGAATCCCAATACCACCTATTACTGGCGTGTGGATGCCAGGAATAATGAGGGTAGGACACATGGTACGGTATGGACATTTAAAACATTGTCGGAAGGAGAGGAACCTTTAGGTGATACACAGAATTGCTGTCTGGCATGGGGCAATATGTCGCGTCAGCCCAGTGATGCCGCATGTACCAAGCTGGAAGGTAGCGAGGCTTCCCCCTCGAACAATATCGGGTTCAGCATGTACTATACCACGGCTACAGATAAAACCTTTTCAAAGGGCAGTAAGATGACCTATGATTTTGACGGTATTCAGCGTACGGGAATCACATTGTCGAATGGTGCACAGACCGCCATCCAATTGCCAGAGGGTGCAAAGGCCACAAAACTGACGCTGTGGAGTGTAGTAGGTACCAATAGTAGCAGTCGTACCAGTTACTGGAAGGAGATTGCTGGAAATACCTATACAGAGACGACGACTCCCGTCGTCCTAAATCTCGCAGCAACGGCTTCTGCACCTAATAAGGCAGAGTATGTGCTTGATAACGTGGCTGACGTGGTGACCTTCACCAATACTGGCGAGCAGCAGAGTGTGGTCATCGTGATGGAATATCACTATGGCGGTCCGGCAAACGGTATCAGCAGTGTGCTCGACGGCACACCGGCACGCATAGAATACTTCACACTATCGGGTGAACGTGTAAATACGCCTGGCAAGGGATTGTATATCATA containing:
- a CDS encoding DUF3575 domain-containing protein, coding for MNKTTNILTNRTWCFALLLTILMIVSGNAMAQESMPLEEKSIAEQQTIPVYGEIGDMDCVVVIDSIRLSRQGNTAGLYLQVAIAGQNLRHADMVTVVPRLVTKTDSVDFPVVKLYGHWAYMSLLRSGEKFNDSEIRIPGSEARTALPYSQHTAYKSWMKDAQLKLIATRTDGCGNEYRENTRSLGEKRMVFSQREVHTESTASLLQFQGRAYISFAVNKTDIRPELGNNHRELQSLNDVLDSLRHQENMDIRHLSLKGFSSPEGSYKHNEELSKGRVESLRQYLVSHFSIDPYSISASYEAEDWIGLRDWVNKSNLPDRQQILAIIDTSDDPDKKLALIAKRHSASYKVISTECFPLLRHTDYNIDYSITCGENRNETKVLIDTSYVNTLNFIEEPLQAPVSYTPTTYTPLLALKTNLLYDLLLAPNIEAEMSFGQDSRWSIMAEYNNPWWRWSKLNQSYEIQEFGLELRKWFWPRCQGGRPFLCGQFYGAYAAVAKYDLERNKVGNQGEVFSAGLTYGYSMPLADRWNLELSASLGVIAGQRRHYNAEFNSTHLIYKYTKNLFYAGPTKLKVTLVYLLKKKEK
- a CDS encoding Nif3-like dinuclear metal center hexameric protein, with product MKIQQVLSALEQFAPLPLQESWDNAGLQIGLTEAEVSGALLCLDVTEKVIYEAIAKGCNLVVSHHPLLFRGLKQVSDANDVQRTVRKAIKHDICVISMHTNMDNAQGGVNFKIAEKLGGAVFTDNKGRTDSTDNTDIKQPFVLAELPEAMEAKAFISLVKERFGVKCAHCNELLKRPVKKVAICGGAGDFMLDEAIAAGVDAFITGEMHYHVFFGHEQQIQICVIGHYESEQFTSEIFQEIIQKECPGVTTFIAETNTNPIQYF
- a CDS encoding zinc ribbon domain-containing protein, which codes for MAKKDPTDLSVEERLKTLFQLQQALSAIDEKKALRGELPLEVEDLEAEIEGLNTRVERIQAEMEEFERAISQKKGEIEDAKSNVERYKRQLDEVRNNREYDTLSKEIEYQSLEIELCNKKINEAQHRIAEKQDELQSNKSVLEEKLADLDLKKSELDEIMEETRAEEDKLKEKAHELETKIEPRLLTSFKRIRKNARNGLGIVYVQRDACGGCFNKIPPQRQLDIKMHKKVIVCEYCGRILIDPELAGVKTEKPVVEEKKTTRRRAAGTGATVRKSSNSKKATDANDMI
- a CDS encoding type I restriction enzyme HsdR N-terminal domain-containing protein; this encodes MEINLPPYEIKLREQNGRRQIFDFLRRRYVSLTPEEWVRQHFVHFLIEHKGYPKGLLANEVELRVGEKKLRCDSLLYNKVLQPQMIIEYKAPHIEITQRVFDQITAYNFLLHVDYLIISNGLQHYCCRMNYEKNNWEFLQEIPNYEVIVKNEK
- the holA gene encoding DNA polymerase III subunit delta, which produces MAETKNVTYSSIMKELQSGQYRPVYYLMGEESYYIDKICDYIAEHALQPEERDFNQTVMFGSDVNASQIADAARRYPMMAERQVVIVKEAQNLKNTDALEKYLKQPLLSTVLVICHKNGKIDGRKREYVKAIQQAGILFESQKLKERDLPAFIENYVKQKNASIDPKSTQLIADAIGADLSRLVGELEKVLLGLPEGDRRITPQVVEDRIGVSKDFNGFELRDAIVNRNIFKANQIINYFDKNPKAGSIYSFLPMLFNYFQNLMIAYYAPQKNSQEAVAEWLELRSPWAAKDYMTGMRNFTAMKTMQIISKLREIDAKSKGLDNPNTPPEELMKELIFYILH
- a CDS encoding helix-turn-helix domain-containing protein, coding for MKDRIRQIMESQHMTQQVFANAIGTTPATLSGIFNDRTRPTINIIESIKKKFPDISLEWLMFGQGDMYQQSPTPSGELTTAPEGPLSTPSSGMEEMFDFDPIPQNTNNRPQISHSAPIYNNSVKNTRPEIVREEVKIVDKPMRRVTEIRVYYDDQTWESFVPAKK
- a CDS encoding dihydroorotate dehydrogenase electron transfer subunit: MKKYILDLTVVSVERVHERYVLIKLTDKVSLPPMLPGQFVEVRVDGSAGTFLRRPISINFVDIVANELWLLVACVGDGTRKLAQLKAGDTLNCVLPLGNGFTIPNGKTTGQAVLLTGGGVGVAPLLYLGKTLKEQGIEPTFLLGARSAKDLLMLSEFEKYGRVLVTTEDGSMGEKGFVTNHSVLQQEHFDLIQVCGPTPMMKAVARYAREKGIECEVSLENLMACGLGACLCCVEKVRADEDASTTVATNACVCKDGPVFNINRLLWQN
- a CDS encoding dihydroorotate dehydrogenase; amino-acid sequence: MAKLDVNIGALKLKNPVMTASGTFGYGLEFQDFVDLKGLGGIIVKGTTLKPREGNDYPRMAETAQGMLNCVGLQNKGVDYFCEHIYPQLLPTGGTYIVNVSGSSPEDYAECAACVDVLDEIPAIELNISCPNVRDGGMAFGVTCAGAASVVKAVRQAYHKTLIVKLSPNVTDITEIARAVEAEGADSVSLINTLMGMAVNIEKRCKTLSIGTGGLSGPCVKPVALRMVYQVAKAVKIPVIGLGGISTAEDAIEFLMCGARAIEIGTANFLDPAVTIKVRDGINDWLDRHGVADVNEIVGAIQ
- a CDS encoding fibronectin type III domain-containing protein, whose amino-acid sequence is MKPKKLFVGLALSAMCLTAGAQQLAFPGAEGFGRFATGGRGGTIYHVTNLNDSGTGSLRDAVSQSNRIVVFDVSGVIKLKSGLVFSSNLTVLGQTAPGEGVQVYGDRVSFSGASNLIVRHMRFRMGKNAPSGQKDAAGVSNGRNMIFDHLSVLWGRDECFSISWDNKGTEPADITIQNSIIGQGLQTHSCGGLIQTAGGVTLYRNLYIENKTRNPKVKGLNQFVNNVVYNWGNGGCYLMGRESAGDSWADIENNYFVKGPWNSGNPLSEGNENFQFYGAGNYYDNNKDGELNGREITDNEYTNCGGLRRATLGEMTNLPKAFPEIVGEMTAEEALRWMIDSVGPSLPVRDEVDKYLVDEMKSFGTLGSTDGISDEKSLPHGGTGVLYPGEKPLDSDGDGIPDEWEIANNLNPNNALDAKAIAANGYANIENYVFSIDRAYPYLKNPSNLEVTKQEKESISLSWTDNADNESGYAIEYSTDNKTFTELVRVEANTTSYVANGLTPEQAYYFRVRAFGEDGLYSPYSNVLETETIGDPSAPKLSTNPSPADNEIIGTTASSVTFTWENTTKNYFGNVIYIVLLGTNADSLKNIGTVTSKSLTYSMSKLNPNTTYYWRVDARNNEGRTHGTVWTFKTLSEGEEPLGDTQNCCLAWGNMSRQPSDAACTKLEGSEASPSNNIGFSMYYTTATDKTFSKGSKMTYDFDGIQRTGITLSNGAQTAIQLPEGAKATKLTLWSVVGTNSSSRTSYWKEIAGNTYTETTTPVVLNLAATASAPNKAEYVLDNVADVVTFTNTGEQQSVVIVMEYHYGGPANGISSVLDGTPARIEYFTLSGERVNTPGKGLYIIRTTTASGKTTARKVMY